One genomic region from Deinococcus fonticola encodes:
- the panB gene encoding 3-methyl-2-oxobutanoate hydroxymethyltransferase — MKLSIPELQHSERPIVMVTAYDYPGGKHAEAGGVDMILVGDSLGNVVLGYDSTAPVTLADMIHHGRAVRRGAPNTFLVVDMPFGTYHTGATDAMRNAVKIIQETGADAVKMEGATTEILQVVDNLTRNGIPVVGHVGLMPQTATAQGGLRAQGKDDESARLTVEGAAALEQAGAFSLVLEAIPARLAKLITERLTIPTIGIGAGVHCDGQVLVTHDLLGIYEGEQKKIAKRYAEVGQIAREAIEQYAQEVRARQFPARENSFVMKDDVLDKLY, encoded by the coding sequence ATGAAACTCAGTATCCCGGAGTTGCAGCATTCCGAACGTCCCATCGTGATGGTGACGGCCTACGATTACCCCGGCGGGAAGCACGCCGAGGCCGGCGGGGTGGACATGATCCTGGTCGGGGACAGCCTGGGAAATGTGGTACTGGGCTACGACAGCACCGCGCCCGTGACCCTCGCGGACATGATTCACCACGGCCGGGCCGTGCGCCGGGGAGCGCCGAACACCTTTCTGGTGGTGGATATGCCGTTCGGCACGTACCACACCGGTGCGACCGACGCCATGCGCAACGCCGTGAAGATCATCCAGGAAACCGGGGCGGACGCCGTGAAAATGGAGGGGGCCACCACCGAGATCCTGCAGGTGGTCGACAACCTGACGCGCAACGGCATTCCGGTGGTGGGCCACGTGGGCCTGATGCCGCAGACCGCCACGGCCCAGGGCGGCCTGCGGGCCCAGGGAAAAGACGACGAGAGCGCCAGACTCACAGTTGAGGGCGCGGCAGCACTGGAGCAGGCGGGGGCCTTCAGCCTGGTGCTGGAAGCCATCCCGGCTCGCCTGGCGAAACTGATTACCGAGAGATTGACCATCCCCACCATCGGCATTGGTGCGGGCGTTCATTGCGACGGGCAGGTGCTGGTGACCCACGACCTGCTGGGCATCTACGAAGGCGAACAGAAGAAAATCGCCAAACGCTACGCCGAAGTCGGCCAGATTGCTCGTGAAGCCATCGAGCAGTACGCCCAGGAAGTCAGAGCCCGCCAGT
- a CDS encoding DUF420 domain-containing protein, whose product MAETINTLSVITIIISGLVLLLGVYLIKSGRREAHMKAMLTASTLATIFLVLYLTRLGLGYEKKYIGPNKGAYLLLLVSHIILAAANLPLALLALWNAWKGYLASGRNLGNIDAPAARSFFARHRLWVKWTVPVWLYVAVTGWIIYLLLHNYGEVTRGG is encoded by the coding sequence ATGGCTGAAACCATTAATACCCTCTCCGTCATTACCATCATAATCAGTGGCCTGGTGCTGCTGCTCGGCGTTTACCTCATCAAAAGCGGGCGGCGCGAAGCGCACATGAAAGCCATGCTGACCGCCAGTACCCTGGCGACCATTTTTCTGGTGCTTTACCTGACGCGCCTGGGCCTGGGCTACGAGAAGAAGTACATCGGCCCGAACAAGGGCGCCTACCTGCTGCTGCTGGTCAGCCACATCATCCTGGCCGCCGCGAACCTGCCACTGGCGCTGCTGGCACTCTGGAACGCCTGGAAAGGCTACCTGGCGTCCGGCCGGAACTTGGGCAACATCGACGCGCCTGCCGCCCGGTCTTTTTTTGCGCGTCACCGCCTGTGGGTGAAGTGGACGGTGCCGGTGTGGCTGTACGTCGCGGTCACGGGCTGGATTATCTACCTGCTGCTGCATAATTACGGCGAAGTGACCCGGGGCGGATAA
- a CDS encoding COX15/CtaA family protein: protein MSGTLRAAAQPGTAAQTWLSRVAWAALVYNILVILWGAVVRITGAGAGCGDHWPLCDGRVVPHSFTFERVIEFSHRLTSGASGLIAIALVVLAFRATPRGHLARTGALWTLGLILLEGLVGGVQVLLGLTATSTDPARGFVQGIHMANTFALLGAALLTALWASGNPALRLRGQGRAGLLSYLGLALLLLMAMAGAVTALGDLLFLPEGGSVGISTVKKDFAVTASIIENLRVVHPLLSVVGAVYLAYLAAWLRRERPDAQVTRWSRAVWALLAVQLVAGFVNVALRAPAWMQLTHLLLACVMWLATVMLVYRALTTLRLREVSA from the coding sequence TTGAGCGGAACGCTCAGAGCAGCGGCGCAACCGGGCACGGCAGCCCAGACCTGGCTTTCACGCGTGGCCTGGGCCGCGCTGGTTTACAACATTCTGGTGATCCTGTGGGGTGCCGTGGTGCGCATCACCGGGGCGGGCGCGGGCTGCGGAGACCACTGGCCGCTGTGCGACGGGCGTGTGGTGCCGCACAGCTTCACCTTCGAGCGCGTCATCGAGTTCAGCCACCGCCTGACCAGCGGCGCCAGTGGTTTAATCGCTATTGCGCTGGTCGTGCTGGCCTTCCGCGCCACGCCCCGAGGGCACCTGGCCCGCACTGGGGCGCTGTGGACACTGGGCCTGATTCTTCTGGAGGGCCTGGTGGGCGGCGTTCAGGTGCTGCTGGGCCTGACCGCGACCAGCACCGATCCGGCCCGCGGCTTCGTGCAGGGCATTCATATGGCGAACACCTTCGCGCTGCTGGGAGCAGCGCTGCTCACGGCCCTGTGGGCCAGCGGCAACCCGGCCCTGCGCCTGCGCGGTCAGGGGCGTGCCGGCCTGCTCAGTTACCTGGGTCTGGCACTGCTGCTGCTGATGGCCATGGCGGGCGCGGTGACGGCCCTGGGTGACCTGCTGTTCCTGCCCGAGGGCGGCAGCGTGGGCATCAGCACCGTGAAAAAGGATTTCGCGGTGACTGCGAGCATCATCGAGAATCTGCGCGTCGTTCATCCGCTGCTGTCGGTGGTGGGCGCCGTATACCTGGCCTACCTCGCCGCGTGGCTGCGCCGTGAACGGCCCGATGCGCAGGTCACCCGCTGGAGTCGGGCCGTGTGGGCGCTGCTGGCAGTGCAACTCGTGGCCGGCTTCGTGAATGTGGCGCTGCGCGCCCCGGCCTGGATGCAACTCACGCACCTGCTGCTCGCCTGCGTGATGTGGCTGGCGACGGTTATGCTGGTGTACCGCGCCCTGACCACCCTGCGGCTCCGTGAGGTCAGCGCGTGA
- a CDS encoding heme o synthase: protein MTPPATDPLPAPMRATWRDYLALTKPKVISLLLWTTITAMFMAARGWPGLWPLIVVSLAGYMSAGSAGVFNMIIDRDIDLKMQRTAKRPTSSGLISSRNAAIFGTALQVLSFALLWVFTTPLAAWMSLAGFIFYVVIYTMWLKRSTWHNIVIGGAAGCFPPLVGYAAVTGNLDLFAGYLFAIIFFWTPVHFWALALMIKEEYREVGIPMLPVVHGDRMTVAQIGLYAIYTVVLSLMPVYFGAVGWVYFVSGAALGAWLLVLSWRLYRHVMSGAKVEKKVAVPLYLYSMLYLALLFVAGAVDRML, encoded by the coding sequence ATGACCCCGCCTGCCACCGATCCCCTGCCTGCCCCGATGCGTGCCACCTGGCGCGATTACCTGGCGCTGACCAAACCCAAGGTCATCAGCCTGCTGCTGTGGACGACCATCACGGCCATGTTCATGGCAGCGCGCGGCTGGCCCGGCCTATGGCCCCTGATCGTGGTCAGCCTCGCCGGGTATATGAGCGCCGGGTCGGCGGGCGTGTTCAACATGATCATCGACCGGGACATCGACCTGAAGATGCAGCGCACCGCCAAGCGGCCCACCAGCAGCGGTCTGATCAGTTCGCGCAACGCTGCCATTTTCGGCACGGCCCTGCAGGTGCTGTCCTTCGCCCTGCTGTGGGTCTTCACCACGCCGCTGGCCGCCTGGATGAGCTTGGCAGGCTTCATTTTCTACGTCGTGATCTACACCATGTGGCTCAAGCGCAGTACCTGGCACAACATCGTCATCGGTGGGGCCGCCGGGTGTTTCCCGCCGCTGGTGGGGTACGCCGCCGTCACCGGGAACCTCGACCTGTTCGCGGGTTACCTGTTCGCCATCATCTTCTTCTGGACGCCCGTTCACTTCTGGGCGCTGGCCCTGATGATCAAGGAGGAGTACCGCGAGGTCGGGATTCCCATGCTGCCTGTCGTGCACGGTGACCGCATGACGGTCGCGCAGATCGGCCTGTATGCCATTTACACGGTGGTGCTGTCGCTGATGCCGGTGTACTTCGGGGCGGTGGGCTGGGTGTACTTCGTGTCCGGGGCGGCTCTGGGCGCGTGGCTGCTGGTGCTGTCGTGGAGGTTGTACCGGCACGTCATGAGCGGCGCAAAGGTCGAGAAGAAAGTCGCTGTGCCGCTGTACCTGTACTCCATGCTGTACCTGGCGCTGCTGTTCGTGGCGGGCGCCGTCGACCGCATGTTGTAA
- the coxB gene encoding cytochrome c oxidase subunit II has product MNTNQDTTRGAERRRAVTWRVIAGAFIGALLLSGCARDGQFISIGDQASGYNREILQMSLWPLALSILIFLGVSGALFYTVNRFREDRHDAAPQQFHGNNRLEVVLVLVPIVIVLGLSVLAVRSLVRLNTASAQALSVEAVGRQFWWQFSYPTSKVAGGVVTNGNEMVMPTKQRVSVTTSSLDVVHGFWAPNIGGQRASIPGSNKTWEVDTDRQAVYQGNCSQLCGASHSNMRYKVIALDQDRWTAFINAATAYTAPTPEPGSAAERGYTLFTQGKASTGAVACSACHRVQGTSAGGQSGPDLSFFGTRRTLGAGMWEAMTPRQWEETEVQPHSPLKFSPAAALHAWIKHSPVVKPGSLMPRYDGGEYKINGKVQKGGLLTDAEIDDIAAYLRTLKLPEEADYWRGIPVSGSTTAGGNP; this is encoded by the coding sequence TTGAATACCAACCAAGACACAACACGGGGCGCGGAGCGGCGCAGGGCGGTGACCTGGCGCGTCATCGCGGGCGCGTTTATCGGTGCCCTGCTGCTCTCGGGCTGCGCCAGGGACGGGCAGTTCATCTCCATCGGCGATCAGGCGTCCGGCTACAACCGCGAGATTCTGCAGATGAGCCTGTGGCCACTGGCGCTGTCGATCCTGATTTTTCTGGGCGTCTCGGGCGCGCTGTTCTACACGGTCAACCGTTTCCGGGAAGACCGCCACGACGCCGCGCCGCAGCAGTTTCACGGCAACAACCGCCTGGAAGTGGTGCTGGTGCTGGTTCCCATCGTGATCGTGCTGGGGCTCAGCGTGCTGGCGGTGCGCAGCCTGGTGCGGCTCAACACCGCCTCGGCCCAGGCCCTGAGCGTCGAAGCGGTGGGCCGGCAGTTCTGGTGGCAGTTCAGTTACCCCACCAGCAAGGTGGCAGGCGGCGTGGTGACCAACGGCAACGAGATGGTCATGCCCACCAAGCAGCGCGTCTCGGTGACCACCAGCAGCCTGGACGTGGTTCACGGCTTCTGGGCCCCCAACATCGGCGGTCAGCGCGCCTCCATTCCGGGCAGCAACAAGACCTGGGAAGTCGACACGGATCGCCAGGCGGTCTATCAGGGCAACTGCTCGCAGCTTTGCGGGGCCAGCCACTCCAACATGCGCTACAAGGTCATTGCGCTGGATCAGGATCGCTGGACGGCCTTCATCAATGCCGCCACCGCCTATACCGCCCCTACCCCTGAGCCGGGCAGCGCCGCCGAGCGCGGCTACACCCTCTTCACGCAGGGCAAGGCCAGCACCGGCGCGGTCGCCTGCTCCGCCTGCCACCGCGTTCAGGGAACCTCCGCTGGCGGTCAGAGTGGCCCGGATCTGAGCTTCTTCGGCACGCGCCGCACGCTGGGCGCGGGCATGTGGGAAGCCATGACGCCCCGGCAGTGGGAAGAGACCGAAGTTCAACCCCACAGCCCCTTGAAATTTAGCCCTGCCGCCGCCCTGCACGCCTGGATCAAGCACAGCCCGGTCGTGAAGCCCGGCAGCCTGATGCCCCGCTACGACGGCGGCGAGTACAAAATCAACGGCAAAGTTCAGAAGGGTGGCCTGCTGACCGACGCTGAAATCGACGATATCGCCGCTTACCTCCGCACCCTGAAACTCCCCGAAGAAGCCGATTACTGGCGCGGCATTCCCGTGTCCGGTTCCACCACCGCAGGAGGCAACCCGTGA
- a CDS encoding cbb3-type cytochrome c oxidase subunit I: MTVQHAPSPQQVHTRRGALEVIKDYMMTTDHKKIGLLYIIVSLIAFSVGGLFAVGIRLQLMVPNNTLLVGNLYNQVLTLHAAMMIFFFLIPIGLFGFGNYFLPLQLGVRDVALPRLNNFAVWSFVFSLLLVLIGLGIGGAPGVGWTFYYPLSVDGNQTGVTVFMVAIIINGLGSLLGSANFAATIVNMRAPGMSLWKMPIFAWSIFATSILQLISLGGLTAAALTTYLELKLGVSMFNSGIQGVPVLFQQFFWFYSHPAVYVMLLPYLGIGAEIASTMSRKPLFGYRVMVYSILAIVMVSLVVWLHHMFAVGVPEAWQIAFMVATLIVAVPTGVKIFNLIGTMWGGRIMMRTPTYWLIGFLFNFLIGGITGVSLGMVPFDYQVTMTYYVVAHFHNVMMFGTAFLAMGGIYYWWPKMTGRFLNEKLGLVHFWLFMIGSWMTFLPQYILGLLGLPRRYYTYPDGNFAWNELNFTSTIGTLILLGGGLVFVWNLLQSLQKPITAGPNPWGGYTLEWTSSSPPAAYNFAHDFPTNFPTERPLYDWEKSGETLTPVDPKSIHLPQDSWGPFLTAFGLLIMGIGLSFGWFTNWQPSYDKVQPFFALTPGHSTVNIVASVLLYLSFPLFFYGLFKWAGTPEYDVPVAHHHLTKYDNGFMGMSWFIISEVGLFAVLIAGYVYLRITGHAEPPALRPAAWLAALNTLILVSSSFVVHKAEHDLHHGRTSWARLGLFVTLALGALFFVFQVYEFSLFGAESDWRQNLWQSCFFIIVGLHGLHILIGAVGVALPYYQALTGKIDKYNHGSIAPASLYWHLVDVVWLLIVAIFYAW, encoded by the coding sequence GTGACCGTTCAACATGCCCCCTCACCGCAGCAGGTGCACACCCGGCGCGGAGCCCTGGAGGTCATCAAGGACTACATGATGACCACCGATCACAAGAAGATCGGCCTGCTGTACATCATCGTGTCCCTCATCGCGTTCAGCGTGGGCGGCCTCTTTGCCGTGGGCATCCGCCTGCAACTGATGGTGCCCAACAACACCCTGCTGGTCGGCAACCTCTATAACCAGGTGTTGACCCTGCACGCCGCCATGATGATCTTCTTCTTCCTGATCCCGATAGGCCTGTTCGGGTTCGGGAACTACTTCCTGCCGCTGCAACTCGGCGTTCGCGACGTGGCGCTGCCCAGGCTCAACAACTTCGCGGTCTGGAGCTTCGTGTTCAGCCTGCTGCTGGTTCTCATCGGCCTGGGCATCGGCGGTGCCCCCGGCGTCGGCTGGACGTTCTACTACCCCCTCTCGGTGGACGGCAACCAGACCGGCGTCACGGTCTTCATGGTCGCCATCATCATCAACGGCCTGGGGTCGCTGCTGGGCAGCGCCAACTTCGCCGCCACCATCGTCAACATGCGTGCGCCCGGCATGAGCCTCTGGAAAATGCCGATTTTCGCGTGGAGCATCTTTGCCACCAGCATCCTTCAGCTCATCTCGCTGGGCGGCCTGACCGCCGCGGCCCTCACCACCTACCTGGAATTGAAGCTGGGCGTCAGCATGTTCAACAGCGGCATTCAGGGCGTGCCGGTGCTGTTCCAGCAGTTCTTCTGGTTCTACTCGCACCCCGCCGTGTACGTCATGCTGCTGCCTTACCTGGGCATCGGCGCCGAAATCGCCTCCACCATGTCCCGCAAGCCGCTGTTCGGCTACCGCGTGATGGTGTACTCCATCCTGGCCATCGTGATGGTTTCGCTGGTGGTGTGGCTGCACCACATGTTCGCCGTGGGTGTTCCCGAAGCCTGGCAGATCGCCTTTATGGTCGCCACCCTGATCGTGGCCGTGCCCACTGGCGTGAAGATCTTCAACCTGATCGGCACCATGTGGGGCGGCCGCATCATGATGCGCACCCCCACCTACTGGCTGATCGGCTTCCTGTTCAACTTCCTGATCGGCGGGATCACTGGCGTGTCCCTGGGGATGGTGCCCTTCGACTACCAGGTCACCATGACCTACTACGTGGTCGCGCACTTCCACAACGTGATGATGTTCGGCACGGCCTTCCTGGCCATGGGCGGCATCTACTACTGGTGGCCCAAGATGACTGGGCGGTTCCTGAACGAGAAACTGGGCCTGGTGCACTTCTGGCTCTTCATGATCGGCTCCTGGATGACCTTCCTGCCGCAGTACATCCTGGGCCTGCTGGGCCTGCCGCGGCGCTACTACACCTACCCCGACGGCAACTTCGCCTGGAACGAACTGAACTTCACCTCTACCATTGGCACCCTGATCCTGCTGGGGGGCGGCTTGGTGTTCGTGTGGAACCTGCTCCAGAGCCTCCAGAAACCCATCACCGCCGGCCCCAACCCCTGGGGCGGCTACACCCTGGAGTGGACGAGCAGCAGCCCGCCCGCCGCCTACAACTTCGCGCACGACTTCCCCACCAACTTCCCCACCGAACGCCCCCTGTACGACTGGGAAAAGAGTGGCGAGACCCTCACGCCCGTCGATCCCAAGAGCATTCACCTGCCGCAGGACAGCTGGGGCCCTTTCCTGACTGCCTTCGGCCTGCTGATCATGGGCATCGGCCTGAGCTTCGGGTGGTTCACCAACTGGCAACCCAGCTATGACAAGGTGCAGCCCTTCTTTGCGCTGACGCCCGGCCACAGCACCGTGAACATCGTCGCCAGCGTCCTGCTGTACCTCAGCTTCCCGCTGTTCTTCTACGGCCTCTTCAAGTGGGCCGGCACCCCCGAGTACGACGTGCCCGTCGCCCACCACCACCTCACCAAGTACGACAACGGCTTCATGGGCATGAGTTGGTTCATCATCAGCGAAGTCGGCCTGTTCGCCGTGCTGATCGCCGGCTACGTGTACCTGCGCATCACCGGGCACGCCGAACCGCCCGCGCTGCGCCCCGCCGCCTGGCTGGCCGCGCTGAACACCCTGATCTTGGTCAGCTCCAGCTTCGTGGTTCACAAGGCCGAACACGACCTGCACCACGGCCGCACCAGCTGGGCCCGACTCGGCCTGTTCGTCACCCTGGCGCTCGGCGCCCTCTTCTTCGTGTTCCAGGTGTACGAGTTCAGCCTGTTCGGCGCCGAAAGCGACTGGCGTCAGAACCTGTGGCAGTCCTGCTTCTTCATCATCGTCGGCCTGCACGGCCTGCACATCCTCATCGGCGCGGTCGGCGTGGCCCTCCCGTACTACCAGGCCCTGACTGGCAAGATCGACAAGTACAACCACGGCAGCATTGCCCCCGCCAGCCTGTACTGGCACCTGGTGGACGTGGTGTGGCTGCTGATCGTCGCCATCTTCTACGCCTGGTAA
- a CDS encoding class I SAM-dependent methyltransferase, with amino-acid sequence MTSHDLSSSERQFNAQADRYASSEVHRFGASLPVLIEYAAPTRQDVALDVATGTGNTALSLAMQVAHVTGLDVAGKMLAHAQQRANEEGRLNTLFVRGSAEAMPFPEEAFTLVTARHAPHHFRDLARFLAEAFRVLKPGGRLVIADQISPAPDLKLWIDTYQQTRDPSHFTQRTVAEWRELAQAAGFTWAGETLVPYRLEFDWWAGQAGCTPDTVRQLREQAAHLTPAQQQEVGLEVDEQGQLTAHIEQMMVARWDKR; translated from the coding sequence ATGACCAGCCATGACCTCAGCAGCAGTGAACGGCAATTTAACGCCCAGGCCGACAGGTACGCCAGCAGCGAAGTTCACCGCTTCGGGGCCAGCCTGCCTGTTCTGATCGAGTACGCTGCCCCGACCCGGCAGGATGTGGCGCTGGACGTCGCCACCGGCACCGGCAACACCGCCCTGAGTCTCGCCATGCAGGTCGCCCACGTGACCGGGCTGGACGTGGCCGGAAAAATGCTGGCGCACGCACAGCAGCGTGCCAACGAAGAAGGCAGACTCAATACCCTTTTCGTGCGCGGCAGCGCTGAGGCCATGCCCTTTCCGGAAGAGGCGTTTACGCTGGTCACGGCGCGGCACGCTCCGCATCACTTTCGGGATCTGGCCCGGTTCCTGGCAGAGGCCTTCCGTGTGCTGAAGCCCGGCGGGCGGCTGGTGATCGCCGATCAGATCAGCCCGGCTCCCGACCTCAAACTGTGGATCGACACGTACCAGCAGACCCGTGACCCCAGCCACTTCACCCAGCGCACCGTGGCGGAGTGGCGCGAACTGGCGCAGGCGGCGGGCTTCACCTGGGCAGGAGAGACACTGGTGCCGTACCGCCTGGAGTTTGACTGGTGGGCAGGGCAGGCCGGTTGCACGCCGGACACCGTGCGGCAACTGCGAGAACAGGCGGCGCACCTGACCCCGGCACAGCAGCAGGAAGTCGGCCTGGAAGTCGATGAGCAGGGGCAACTCACCGCACACATCGAGCAGATGATGGTGGCCCGATGGGATAAACGCTGA
- a CDS encoding SPFH domain-containing protein: protein MSKLEHTPQTTGPQGGVSSRSGIASTERPAFGLPGIPFFIVCLALGALALWLLIAEQFTLGAPLLALTLFLAAGFYIVQPNQAKVLTLFGRYVGTERRNGVYWTNPLTIRKNTSLRIRNFNSERLKVNDLMGNPIEIAAVIVWRVVDTARAVFDVEDYGQFVAIQAETALRHLASQYPYDNFAEEGLSLRGNADEIAQALGQELAARLGHAGVEVLEARLSHLAYSPEIAGAMLQRQQASAIIAARQQIVQGAVGMVEMALRELSDQKIVELDEERKAQMVSNLLVVLTSERGTQPVVNAGSLY, encoded by the coding sequence ATGAGCAAACTTGAACATACCCCCCAAACCACTGGCCCCCAGGGCGGCGTCTCCAGCCGAAGCGGCATTGCCAGCACCGAACGCCCCGCCTTCGGCCTGCCCGGCATTCCCTTCTTCATCGTGTGCCTCGCCCTGGGTGCCCTGGCCCTCTGGCTGCTCATCGCTGAACAGTTCACCCTGGGCGCCCCCCTTCTGGCCCTCACGCTGTTCCTGGCGGCCGGGTTCTACATCGTGCAACCCAACCAGGCCAAGGTGCTGACCCTTTTCGGACGCTACGTCGGCACCGAACGCCGCAACGGGGTGTACTGGACGAATCCCCTCACCATCCGCAAAAACACCAGCCTGCGCATCCGCAACTTCAACAGCGAACGCCTGAAAGTCAACGACCTGATGGGCAACCCCATCGAAATTGCCGCCGTCATCGTCTGGCGCGTCGTGGACACTGCCCGCGCCGTCTTCGACGTCGAGGATTACGGGCAGTTCGTCGCCATTCAGGCCGAAACTGCCCTGCGGCACCTCGCCAGTCAGTACCCCTACGACAACTTTGCCGAAGAAGGCCTCAGCCTGCGTGGCAATGCCGACGAAATCGCCCAGGCCCTCGGCCAGGAACTCGCGGCCCGCCTCGGTCACGCCGGAGTCGAAGTTCTCGAAGCCCGCCTTTCGCACCTGGCCTACAGCCCCGAAATTGCCGGAGCCATGCTGCAACGCCAGCAGGCCAGTGCCATCATCGCCGCGCGCCAGCAGATCGTCCAGGGAGCCGTCGGCATGGTCGAAATGGCCCTGCGCGAACTGAGCGACCAGAAGATCGTCGAACTCGACGAGGAACGCAAAGCCCAGATGGTGAGTAACCTGCTCGTCGTTCTGACCAGCGAACGCGGTACCCAGCCGGTCGTGAATGCCGGAAGCCTCTACTAG
- a CDS encoding ribbon-helix-helix domain-containing protein, with amino-acid sequence MAPRKNYPLRLSPELYAALERWAADEMRSVNAQMEFLLTQAVRKAGRLKEKEENEAEE; translated from the coding sequence ATGGCCCCCCGTAAAAACTACCCCCTGCGCCTGAGTCCCGAACTGTACGCCGCCCTCGAACGCTGGGCCGCCGACGAGATGCGCAGCGTGAACGCGCAGATGGAGTTTCTGCTGACGCAGGCAGTACGGAAGGCGGGCAGGTTGAAAGAAAAAGAGGAGAATGAAGCTGAAGAATAG
- a CDS encoding NAD(P)H-dependent glycerol-3-phosphate dehydrogenase, which translates to MNIPILGAGGWGTALAVAATRAGKRATLWARRPDFAARLSEVRENREYLPGVLLPGGVQVSSHLQVAVADAGFALIVVPSVGVPELLQQLPRDLGLVLCAKGLAPDGGRLTELAGQMGFRRVAVLSGPNHAEEVGRGLPAATVVASTDPALAEAVQDALMSPALRVYTSADVVGAELGGVLKNVIALAAGMCDGLNLGDNAKASLITRGLIEMNRYLQALGAQEDTIYGLSGLGDLIATATSHHSRNRAAGEAIARAENPQQGGKVIEGLRTAGLLEHWATAHGHDLPIVRAVAHVCAGEWTPQQGVTALMGREAKAE; encoded by the coding sequence GTGAACATCCCCATTCTGGGCGCCGGAGGGTGGGGCACCGCCCTGGCGGTCGCCGCCACCCGCGCCGGCAAACGCGCGACCCTTTGGGCCAGACGCCCCGACTTTGCCGCCCGCCTCTCCGAGGTGCGCGAGAACCGCGAGTACCTGCCCGGCGTCCTGCTGCCAGGGGGCGTGCAGGTGTCTTCTCACCTGCAAGTGGCGGTGGCCGATGCCGGCTTCGCCCTGATCGTGGTGCCCAGCGTGGGCGTGCCGGAACTCCTCCAGCAACTTCCGCGCGACCTGGGACTCGTGCTGTGCGCCAAGGGCCTCGCCCCGGACGGCGGACGCCTCACGGAACTGGCGGGCCAGATGGGATTCAGGCGCGTGGCCGTCCTGAGTGGCCCCAACCACGCCGAGGAAGTCGGGCGCGGCCTGCCCGCCGCCACCGTCGTGGCCAGCACCGACCCGGCCCTGGCGGAAGCCGTGCAAGACGCCCTGATGTCTCCCGCCCTGCGCGTGTACACCAGTGCCGACGTGGTCGGCGCGGAACTCGGCGGCGTCCTGAAAAACGTGATTGCCCTGGCCGCCGGCATGTGCGACGGCCTGAATCTGGGCGACAATGCCAAAGCCAGCCTGATCACGCGCGGCCTGATTGAAATGAACCGTTACCTCCAGGCCCTCGGCGCCCAGGAGGACACCATCTACGGCCTCAGCGGCCTGGGTGACCTGATCGCCACCGCCACCAGCCACCACAGCCGCAACCGCGCCGCCGGCGAAGCCATTGCCCGCGCAGAGAATCCCCAGCAGGGCGGCAAAGTCATCGAGGGCCTGCGCACCGCCGGGCTGCTGGAGCACTGGGCCACCGCCCACGGCCACGACCTCCCCATCGTCCGCGCCGTCGCCCACGTCTGCGCCGGCGAATGGACTCCCCAGCAAGGCGTCACCGCCCTCATGGGCAGAGAAGCCAAAGCCGAGTAA
- a CDS encoding class I SAM-dependent DNA methyltransferase → MQHAPFTALAAVYDAIMADVEYDAWADFVLTYARDAEVNVQSALDLACGTGGFTRELQHAGLTVTGLDGSPDMLKEARRRLPDVAFVEGDLRSFTLNGSFDLITCVFDSLNNLLSREDLGAAFRQMHAHLNPGGLLACDLNTRLGVRELWEGDAIEGVVTAADGAEVHYHWSHHFDPQAEVGVVQAFCRIQPEQGDMQEFVETHRERGYDPPEVQDLLRQAGFSTFEIVEYPDYADPTPDTPRLWVFARREQA, encoded by the coding sequence ATGCAGCACGCTCCTTTTACCGCTCTGGCCGCCGTGTACGACGCCATCATGGCGGATGTCGAGTACGACGCCTGGGCAGATTTTGTGCTGACCTACGCCCGTGACGCCGAAGTGAACGTGCAATCGGCGCTTGATCTGGCGTGCGGGACAGGCGGATTCACACGGGAGCTTCAGCACGCGGGCCTGACGGTGACCGGGCTGGACGGCAGCCCCGACATGTTGAAAGAGGCCCGGCGCCGACTGCCGGACGTGGCCTTTGTAGAGGGTGATCTGCGCTCTTTCACACTGAACGGGTCGTTCGATCTCATCACCTGCGTGTTCGACAGCCTGAACAACCTGCTCAGCCGCGAGGATCTGGGCGCGGCCTTCCGGCAGATGCACGCGCACCTGAACCCCGGCGGGCTGCTGGCCTGCGACCTGAACACGCGGCTGGGCGTGCGTGAACTGTGGGAAGGCGACGCCATCGAGGGCGTGGTGACGGCCGCCGACGGCGCCGAAGTGCACTACCACTGGTCGCATCACTTTGACCCGCAGGCGGAAGTGGGCGTGGTGCAGGCGTTCTGCCGCATTCAGCCGGAGCAGGGGGATATGCAGGAATTTGTGGAAACGCACCGTGAACGCGGCTACGACCCGCCCGAGGTTCAGGACTTGCTGCGTCAGGCGGGCTTTTCGACCTTCGAGATCGTGGAGTACCCGGACTACGCCGACCCCACACCCGACACGCCGCGCCTGTGGGTCTTTGCCCGGAGGGAACAGGCGTGA